One Citrobacter amalonaticus genomic window carries:
- the avtA gene encoding valine--pyruvate transaminase: MTFSLFGDKFTRHSGITRLMEDLNDGLRTPGAIMLGGGNPAQIPAMQDYFHTLLTEMLENGKLTDALCNYDGPQGKTELLTALASLLRENLGWDIEPQNIALTNGSQSAFFYLFNLFAGRRADGTTKKVLFPLAPEYIGYADSGLEEDLFVSARPNIELLPEGQFKYHVDFEHLHIGEETGMICVSRPTNPTGNVITDEELIKLDTLANQHDIPLVIDNAYGVPFPSIIFSEARPLWNPNIVLCMSLSKLGLPGSRCGIIIANEKIITAIANMNGIISLAPGGIGPAMMCEMIKRNDLMRLSETVIKPFYFQRVQQTIAIIRRYLPENRCLIHKPEGAIFLWLWFQDLPITTELLYQRLKARGVLMVPGHYFFPGLDKPWPHTHQCMRMNYVPDPEKIEAGVKILAEEVERAWMENQ, encoded by the coding sequence ATGACATTTTCACTTTTCGGCGACAAATTCACCCGCCATTCAGGCATTACCCGCCTGATGGAGGACCTCAACGACGGTTTACGCACCCCAGGCGCAATCATGCTGGGCGGCGGTAATCCGGCACAAATCCCGGCGATGCAGGATTACTTCCATACGCTCCTGACTGAAATGCTGGAAAACGGCAAACTCACTGATGCGCTTTGCAATTATGACGGTCCGCAGGGGAAAACCGAGCTGCTGACCGCGCTTGCTTCACTGCTCCGTGAAAATCTGGGTTGGGATATCGAACCGCAGAATATTGCGCTAACAAACGGCAGCCAGAGCGCATTTTTCTACTTGTTTAACCTCTTTGCCGGTCGTCGCGCTGATGGGACCACCAAAAAGGTACTGTTCCCCCTCGCGCCGGAATATATCGGCTATGCGGATTCCGGGCTGGAAGAGGATCTGTTCGTCTCGGCGCGTCCCAATATTGAGCTGCTGCCAGAGGGTCAGTTCAAGTATCACGTAGACTTCGAACATCTGCACATTGGTGAAGAGACCGGGATGATTTGCGTCTCCCGGCCAACTAATCCGACGGGTAACGTCATCACAGATGAAGAGCTGATAAAACTCGATACGCTTGCCAACCAGCACGATATTCCGCTGGTGATTGATAATGCTTATGGCGTGCCGTTCCCGAGCATTATTTTTAGCGAGGCGCGTCCGCTGTGGAATCCCAACATTGTGCTGTGCATGAGTCTCTCCAAGCTGGGGCTACCAGGCTCACGCTGCGGCATCATCATCGCCAATGAAAAAATCATCACGGCCATCGCCAATATGAACGGCATCATTAGCCTTGCGCCAGGCGGAATTGGGCCGGCCATGATGTGCGAAATGATTAAGCGTAACGACCTGATGCGACTGTCAGAAACGGTCATCAAACCGTTCTATTTTCAGCGTGTTCAGCAAACCATTGCGATCATCCGCCGCTATTTACCTGAAAATCGCTGCTTAATTCATAAACCAGAAGGGGCAATTTTCCTCTGGCTGTGGTTCCAGGATCTGCCGATCACCACCGAGTTACTCTACCAGCGTCTGAAAGCACGCGGTGTACTGATGGTGCCGGGACATTACTTCTTCCCGGGCCTCGATAAACCCTGGCCGCACACGCACCAGTGTATGCGCATGAACTATGTTCCCGATCCGGAGAAAATTGAAGCTGGGGTGAAAATTCTGGCTGAAGAGGTGGAACGCGCCTGGATGGAAAATCAGTAA